A window of the Cannabis sativa cultivar Pink pepper isolate KNU-18-1 chromosome X, ASM2916894v1, whole genome shotgun sequence genome harbors these coding sequences:
- the LOC115704692 gene encoding amino acid permease 3 — protein MLPRSRTLPSRIHHGALEERHDIRHYLQVEPQPKATEAGAMNPQSNYSKCFDDDGRLKRTGTLWTASSHIITAVIGSGVLSLAWGIAQLGWVTGPAVMLLFAIVNLYTSNLLAQCYRTGDPVTGRRNYTYMDSVKSNLGGRRVVICGLIQYVNMFGVAVGYTIAASVSMMAIKRSNCFHKSGGRDPCHMSSNGYMITFGIFEIIFSQIQDFSQVWWLSIVAALMSFTYSAIGLGLGIGKVAVNGTIKGSLFGISIGTVTKAGTVTETQKMWRSLQALGAIAFAYTFSLVLVEIQDTIRSPPAEHKTMKKATLLSVSVTTVFYMLCGCFGYAAFGDLSPGNLLTGFGFYNPYWLLDIANAAIVIHLVGAYQVFCQPLFAFVEKWSSKKWPKSEFVTAEYEIPIPLVGAVYQLNLFRMVWRTIFVMITTLIAMLMPFFNDVVGILGAFGFWPLTVYFPIEMYIAQKKISRWSTKWVGLQILSATCLLVSIAAAVGSFAGIVLDLKTYKPFKTSY, from the exons ATGTTGCCAAGGAGTCGAACTCTACCTAGCAGGATCCATCATGGAGCT TTGGAAGAGAGGCATGATATCAGGCACTACTTACAAGTTGAACCTCAGCCTAAAGCTACTGAGGCTGGAGCAATGAATCCTCAATCCAACTATTCCAAGTGCTTTGATGATGATGGCCGCCTAAAGAGAACTG GAACATTATGGACTGCATCATCACATATTATCACAGCAGTAATAGGCTCAGGAGTCCTCTCCTTGGCATGGGGAATAGCTCAGCTGGGTTGGGTCACAGGTCCAGCTGTGATGTTACTCTTCGCCATTGTAAATCTCTATACTTCCAACCTCCTTGCCCAGTGTTATAGAACTGGTGACCCTGTTACTGGCCGCAGAAATTACACATACATGGACTCTGTTAAGTCCAACTTAG GAGGAAGAAGGGTAGTGATCTGCGGTTTAATTCAGTATGTTAATATGTTTGGGGTTGCAGTTGGGTACACTATTGCTGCATCTGTCAGTATGAT GGCTATAAAGAGATCAAACTGTTTCCACAAAAGTGGAGGGAGAGATCCATGCCACATGTCAAGCAATGGGTACATGATAACATTTGGAATCTTTGAGATAATATTTTCACAGATCCAAGATTTTAGTCAAGTATGGTGGCTCTCTATAGTTGCAGCACTTATGTCCTTTACTTACTCAGCCATAGGTCTTGGTCTTGGCATAGGAAAAGTTGCAG TAAATGGAACCATTAAAGGAAGCTTATTTGGAATTAGCATAGGGACAGTGACAAAGGCTGGAACAGTGACTGAAACACAGAAGATGTGGAGGAGTCTACAAGCTCTTGGAGCCATTGCTTTTGCTTACACTTTCTCCTTAGTCCTAGTTGAAATTCAGGATACAATTAGATCACCACCTGCAGAGCACAAAACCATGAAAAAGGCAACTCTTCTTAGTGTATCAGTCACCACAGTGTTCTATATGCTGTGTGGATGTTTTGGCTATGCTGCTTTTGGCGATTTGTCACCAGGAAACCTTCTCACTGGTTTTGGATTCTACAACCCTTATTGGCTTCTAGACATTGCGAACGCTGCTATTGTTATCCACCTTGTTGGTGCTTATCAG GTATTTTGCCAGCCATTATTTGCGTTTGTGGAGAAATGGAGCAGCAAGAAATGGCCAAAGAGTGAGTTTGTAACAGCAGAGTATGAGATACCAATCCCCTTGGTTGGTGCTGTATACCAACTCAACCTTTTCAGAATGGTTTGGAGAACTATATTTGTGATGATCACCACTCTAATAGCCATGCTGATGCCATTCTTCAATGATGTGGTTGGGATACTTGGAGCCTTTGGATTCTGGCCTTTGacagtttattttccaattGAGATGTACATAGCTCAGAAGAAGATAAGCCGTTGGAGCACCAAATGGGTGGGACTTCAGATACTTAGTGCTACTTGTCTTCTCGTATCCATAGCTGCTGCTGTGGGGTCTTTTGCCGGGATTGTTCTTGATCTCAAGACTTATAAGCCCTTCAAAACTAGCTATTGA
- the LOC133031883 gene encoding uncharacterized protein LOC133031883, translating into MDEYSPGHADVEALRRVLRIEMQNTLNDQNYQNPWDLNLDPLSDWFNRFLGPTLAPFAAEMTGEFVSQLTRCAPKRFAACASLNSIFQVQDLSHSLTVLAAEAGRLSKNLINQGFVLSEFGGMDEVMKILQDLTAERRTYREDAERQEALAKAKFEEEARRREAQAEAMIRDEALRRDRLEAKHQEELRAEGEATAKAKRELQEAREALDEMAAKVKFLKEVHQADLESRANLAVELKELKDFKDQALKRAKKDELLSPVSCSRCVKRFDDGVYMAWSTNGQNIKLDFYPKPAEMIAKFREKKKKLDAMLEARIGPRLPPRID; encoded by the exons atggacgagtactccccgGGGCATGCTGACGTGGAGGCTTTGAGGAGGGTTTTGCGAATTGAAATGCAAAATACCCTCAACGATCAGAACTATCAAAATCCGTGGGATCTAAATTTGGACCCCCTGTCAGATTGGTTCAATCGTTTCCTCGGTcctaccttggctccctttgccgcggagatgaccggcgagtttgtGTCTCAGCTCACCCGGTGTGCACCCaagcggttcgctgcttgtgcatccttgaactccatctttcaagtccaggatctcagccactccctgaCTGTG CTCGCTGCCGAGgccggccgcctttccaagaaccTAATTAACCAGGGCTTCGTCTTGTCCGAATTTGGGGGCATGGACGAAGTCATGAAGATCCTTCAGGATTTGACTGCTGAAAGGCGGACGTACCGGGAGGATGCTGAGCGCCAGGAGGCCCTTGCCAAGGCCAAGTTCGAGGAAGAGGCCAGGCGGAGGGAGGCACAagcggaggcgatgatccgggATGAGGCCCTTCGGAGGGATAGGTTGGAGGCTAAgcaccaggaggagctgagggcggaggGCGAGGCTACTGCCAAGGCCAAACGTGAGCTTCAGGAGGCtagggaagccttggatgaaatggctgccaaggtgaagtTCCTAAAGGAAGTTCACCAGGCAGACTTGGAGTCTAGGGCCAACTTGGCCGTGGAGCTCAAGGAGCTCAAGGACTTCAAAGACCAAGCCTTGAAGAGGGCTAAGAAagatgagctcctttctcccgtctcctgtAGCCGGTGCGTCAAGCGTTTCGACGATGGCGTCTACATGGCCTGGTCTACAAATGGCCAGAACATCAAGCTcgacttctaccccaaacccgcGGAGATGATTGCTaaattccgggagaagaagaagaaacttgatgcCATGCTGGAGGCACGcattggtcctcgccttcctccgcgaaTTGACTAG
- the LOC133032815 gene encoding protein EARLY-RESPONSIVE TO DEHYDRATION 7, chloroplastic-like: MSASKSSDNAKSLYPEVILTNPEATSANLFNPTSSSSLYPSIDMKDLAENLFPEDEATASQNPIPQSSEEVLIKIPGAIVHLIEKENSVELACGDFTIVGLRQGENIVAVLARIGEEVQWPLARDEAAVKLDDSHYFFALRVPANEDGDGSDHHDREGGQFDELNYGLTIASKGQGDLLKELDKILETYSCFSEQKVEEGKGSCGVLDGSVARETTPFELESEEEKKDLIRERSAAYWTTLAPNVEDYSSRVAKLIASGSGQLIRGILWCGDVTVDRLKWGNEFLKKSLGPCSNKEISPEAMRRIKRVKKLTKMSERVASGILSGVVKVSGFFTSSVVNSKVGKRFFSLLPGEIVLASLDGFSKVCDAVEVAGRNVMSTTSVVTTGLVSHRYGEEAGKVTNEGLDAAGHAIGTAWAVFKIRKALNPKSAVKPSTLAKAAAEANSKAKSKKK, translated from the exons ATGTCTGCTTCTAAATCTTCCGACAACGCCAAATCTCTCTACCCAGAAGTCATTCTCACAAACCCAGAAGCTACTTCTGCTAATTTGTTCAACCccacttcttcttcgtcttTGTACCCTTCCATTGACATGAAAGACCTTGCTGAGAATCTCTTCCCCGAAGACGAAGCCACCGCTTCGCAGAACCCAATTCCCCAATCTTCAGAAGAAGTACTGATCAAGATTCCAGGCGCCATTGTTCACCTCATCGAGAAGGAGAACAGCGTTGAGCTCGCTTGCGGCGATTTCACCATAGTCGGCCTCCGTCAAGGGGAGAACATCGTCGCAGTCCTTGCTCGTATTGGGGAAGAGGTTCAGTGGCCGCTGGCGAGAGATGAAGCGGCTGTGAAGCTCGATGACTCTCACTATTTCTTCGCTCTTAGGGTTCCGGCAAACGAAGACGGCGACGGTTCTGATCATCACGATCGTGAAGGAGGTCAGTTCGATGAATTGAATTACGGGTTGACGATTGCTTCTAAAGGTCAAGGTGATTTGTTGAAGGAATTGGATAAGATTTTGGAGACTTACAGTTGCTTTTCGGAGCAGAAAGTAGAAGAGGGGAAAGGGAGTTGTGGGGTTTTGGATGGGTCTGTGGCGAGGGAAACGACGCCGTTTGAGTTGGAATCGGAGGAGGAAAAGAAGGATTTGATTAGGGAGAGGTCGGCGGCTTATTGGACCACTTTGGCTCCGAATGTTGAGGATTACAGTAGCCGGGTCGCCAAGCTGATTGCGTCCGGGTCGGGTCAACTGATCAGAGGGATTTTGTGGTGTGGAGATGTAACAGTGGATCGATTGAAGTGGGGGAATGAGTTTTTGAAGAAGAGTCTGGGGCCTTGCTCCAACAAGGAGATTAGTCCAGAAGCCATGAGGAGGATCAAAAG AGTTAAGAAGCTGACAAAGATGTCAGAGAGAGTGGCAAGTGGAATTCTTTCTGGGGTGGTCAAAGTATCCGGCTTTTTCACAAGTTCTGTAGTCAACTCTAAAGTGGGCAAGAGATTTTTCAGCTTACTGCCTGGTGAAATTGTCCTTGCTTCATTGGATGGATTTA GCAAGGTCTGTGATGCAGTTGAAGTTGCTGGAAGGAATGTCATGTCGACCACCTCAGTAGTGACAACTGGACTTGTTTCCCATAG GTATGGAGAAGAAGCGGGGAAGGTGACAAATGAAGGACTTGATGCAGCTGGGCATGCCATAGGGACTGCTTGGGCTGTGTTTAAGATAAGAAAGGCTCTTAATCCTAAGAGTGCAGTTAAACCTTCAACTCTTGCTAAAGCTGCTGCTGAAGCAAATTCGAAAGCTAAATCCAAAAAGAAGTAA